From Vogesella sp. XCS3, the proteins below share one genomic window:
- a CDS encoding ATP-binding protein → MTTHTEATHTPPQAVVTVRRDYNRWVASETLEDYALRFTPQRFRRWSAWRVANTAVGGAASFLVLEAVGATMMVEAGFLNAFLAILATGLIIFLAGLPISLYAARYGVDMDLLTRGAGFGYIGSTITSLIYASFTFIFFALEAAIMAYALELGFGIPPQWGYLLCALVVLPLVTHGVTAISRLQVWTQPLWLCLLVLPYVFVLWHEPQALAGLWRYAGASHAPQAFDLHLFGAALTVGIALITQMGEQADYLRFMPPRTAANRRQWLLAVMVGGPGWVLPGVLKMLGGALLAWLALRNGVAAERAVDPNQMYLIGFAHVFDNTTLAVAATTLFVLVSQLKINVTNAYAGSLAWSNFFSRLTHSHPGRVVWVVFNLAIALLLMELEVFHALGQVLGLYSNIAISWIMAVVADLVVSKPLGLSPKGIEFKRSYLYDINPVGVGAMALASLLSIATHVGVFGEHWQPLAPFVAMSVAFVSAPLIAWLTGGRYYSARPTLVASASQYRCVVCERDYEAEDMAPCPAYQGMICSLCCTLDVRCGDACKPQARLAAQWSALLHYLLPRALQPYLAHGLGHYLLLMTSIGSVLLLILGLLYYIEWQGALQGGYAAWLPQLFWRLFAVLLLVSGVVAWWMVLTAKSREVAQLESNRQTARLLAEIESHRLTDEQLKRAREAAEQANQAKSRYVSAISHELRTPLNSILGYAQILDGDAEIPPSRRQAIEVIRRSGDHLLSVIEGSMDIARIESGKLQLATRAMDFDAFLSQLVAMFELQARNKGLDFHYEPAAHLPQVVRADEKRLRQILINLLGNAVKFTRRGSVRFALQYRGEMATFEVMDTGPGIAEGELLRIFEPFERGSSSGAGGNGLGLTISKMLTDLMGGELTVRSTPGQGSHFTVRLFLPHVHAALAERELPRRNRVGYVGVRQRILLVDNEAIDREMLASVLEGLGFEVAQAASGYDCLAMVGRFQPHLVFMDLAMPGIDGWETLRRLRQSGSTAQLAVISANAFDKGQDNDAGIASEDFILKPIRVEELLDWIGHKLGLAWVIGQPAAAPPSPLPAVHELVLPPAAELAGLLEAVELGYVRGLRSELARLAALDTAYAEFARVAGEHVRQFQFEALRELLHHGLQPENKA, encoded by the coding sequence ATGACCACGCATACCGAAGCCACCCACACCCCGCCGCAAGCCGTGGTGACTGTCCGCCGCGACTATAACCGCTGGGTGGCCAGCGAAACGCTGGAAGACTACGCGCTGCGTTTTACCCCGCAGCGCTTCCGGCGCTGGTCGGCATGGCGGGTGGCCAATACCGCGGTGGGCGGCGCCGCGTCGTTTCTGGTGCTGGAGGCGGTGGGCGCCACCATGATGGTGGAGGCGGGTTTCCTGAATGCCTTCCTGGCTATTCTGGCTACCGGCCTGATTATCTTTCTGGCCGGCCTGCCCATCAGCCTGTACGCCGCCCGCTATGGCGTGGATATGGACTTGCTTACCCGTGGTGCCGGCTTCGGCTATATCGGCTCCACCATTACCTCGCTGATTTACGCCTCGTTCACCTTTATCTTTTTTGCGCTGGAAGCGGCCATCATGGCCTATGCACTAGAGCTGGGCTTTGGCATCCCGCCGCAGTGGGGCTACCTGCTATGTGCGCTGGTGGTGCTGCCACTGGTCACGCATGGGGTCACTGCCATCAGCCGCTTGCAGGTATGGACGCAGCCACTGTGGCTGTGTTTGCTGGTGTTGCCCTATGTTTTCGTGTTGTGGCACGAGCCGCAGGCGCTGGCCGGCTTGTGGCGCTACGCCGGTGCAAGCCATGCACCGCAGGCGTTTGACCTGCATCTGTTTGGTGCGGCGCTGACGGTGGGCATCGCACTGATTACCCAGATGGGCGAGCAGGCCGACTACTTGCGCTTCATGCCGCCACGCACCGCGGCCAACCGTCGGCAGTGGCTGCTGGCGGTGATGGTGGGCGGGCCGGGCTGGGTGTTGCCTGGCGTACTGAAAATGCTGGGCGGCGCGCTGCTGGCCTGGCTGGCGCTGCGCAACGGCGTGGCGGCCGAGCGTGCGGTGGACCCGAACCAGATGTACCTCATCGGCTTTGCCCACGTCTTTGATAACACCACGCTGGCCGTAGCCGCCACCACGCTGTTCGTGCTGGTGTCGCAGCTGAAAATCAACGTTACCAATGCCTACGCCGGTTCGCTGGCGTGGTCCAATTTCTTTTCGCGCCTGACCCACAGCCACCCCGGCCGCGTGGTGTGGGTGGTGTTCAACCTGGCCATTGCCCTGCTGCTGATGGAGCTGGAAGTGTTCCACGCCCTGGGTCAGGTGCTGGGGCTGTATTCCAATATCGCCATCTCGTGGATCATGGCCGTGGTGGCAGACTTGGTCGTGAGCAAGCCGCTGGGCTTGAGCCCCAAGGGTATCGAGTTCAAGCGCAGCTATCTGTACGACATCAACCCGGTGGGTGTGGGGGCCATGGCTTTGGCATCTTTGCTGTCCATTGCCACCCATGTCGGCGTGTTTGGCGAGCACTGGCAGCCGCTGGCGCCCTTTGTGGCCATGAGCGTGGCATTTGTTAGTGCCCCGCTGATTGCCTGGCTCACCGGCGGGCGCTACTACAGCGCGCGACCAACCTTGGTCGCCAGCGCCAGCCAGTACCGCTGCGTGGTATGCGAGCGCGATTACGAAGCGGAAGACATGGCACCGTGCCCGGCCTACCAGGGCATGATCTGCTCGCTGTGCTGCACGCTGGACGTACGCTGTGGCGATGCCTGCAAGCCGCAGGCGAGGTTGGCCGCACAGTGGTCGGCGCTATTGCATTACCTGTTGCCGCGGGCCTTGCAGCCGTATCTGGCGCACGGGCTGGGGCATTACCTGCTGCTGATGACCAGCATAGGCAGCGTGCTGCTGCTGATACTGGGCTTGCTGTACTACATCGAATGGCAGGGCGCGCTGCAAGGCGGCTATGCAGCCTGGCTGCCGCAGCTGTTCTGGCGGCTGTTTGCCGTACTGTTGCTGGTGAGCGGCGTGGTGGCGTGGTGGATGGTACTCACCGCCAAAAGCCGCGAGGTGGCGCAGCTGGAATCCAACCGCCAGACCGCGCGCCTATTGGCCGAAATCGAGTCGCACCGGCTTACCGACGAGCAACTCAAGCGCGCGCGCGAGGCGGCCGAGCAAGCCAACCAGGCCAAGAGCCGCTACGTGTCTGCCATCAGCCACGAGCTGCGCACCCCGCTGAACAGCATTCTGGGCTATGCGCAGATTCTGGATGGCGACGCCGAGATCCCGCCGTCGCGCCGCCAGGCCATCGAGGTGATACGCCGCAGCGGTGACCACCTGCTGTCGGTGATCGAAGGCAGTATGGATATTGCCCGTATCGAAAGCGGCAAGCTGCAGCTGGCAACCCGCGCCATGGATTTCGACGCGTTTCTCAGCCAGCTGGTGGCCATGTTCGAGCTGCAAGCGCGTAACAAGGGGCTGGATTTTCATTACGAACCCGCCGCCCACCTGCCGCAGGTGGTGCGCGCCGACGAAAAGCGCCTGCGCCAGATATTGATCAACCTGCTGGGTAATGCGGTGAAGTTTACCCGCCGTGGCAGTGTGCGCTTTGCCCTGCAATACCGTGGCGAAATGGCCACTTTCGAGGTGATGGACACCGGGCCGGGGATTGCCGAGGGGGAACTGCTGCGCATTTTCGAGCCGTTCGAGCGCGGCAGTAGCAGCGGCGCCGGCGGCAACGGCCTGGGGCTCACCATCAGCAAGATGCTCACCGACCTGATGGGCGGCGAGCTCACCGTACGCAGCACGCCGGGGCAGGGCAGCCATTTCACCGTGCGCCTGTTTTTGCCGCACGTGCACGCGGCGCTGGCCGAGCGCGAGCTGCCGCGGCGCAACCGGGTGGGTTATGTGGGCGTGCGCCAGCGCATCCTGCTGGTGGACAACGAAGCCATCGACCGTGAAATGCTGGCCAGCGTGCTGGAGGGGCTGGGCTTTGAGGTGGCACAGGCGGCCAGCGGCTACGACTGCCTGGCCATGGTTGGCCGCTTCCAGCCGCATCTGGTGTTCATGGACCTGGCCATGCCGGGCATAGACGGCTGGGAAACGCTGCGCCGCCTGCGCCAGAGCGGCAGCACCGCGCAGTTGGCCGTGATTTCTGCCAATGCTTTTGATAAGGGGCAGGACAACGATGCCGGTATTGCCAGCGAAGATTTCATCCTCAAACCGATACGGGTAGAAGAACTTCTGGACTGGATAGGGCACAAGCTGGGGCTGGCGTGGGTCATTGGGCAGCCCGCCGCCGCGCCGCCGTCGCCGCTACCCGCCGTACACGAGCTGGTGTTGCCCCCGGCCGCCGAGCTGGCCGGCCTGCTGGAAGCGGTGGAGCTGGGCTATGTGCGCGGCCTGCGTAGCGAGCTGGCCAGGTTGGCCGCACTGGATACCGCGTATGCCGAGTTTGCCCGCGTGGCTGGCGAGCATGTGCGCCAGTTCCAGTTTGAAGCCCTGCGCGAGCTGCTGCACCACGGTTTACAGCCGGAGAATAAAGCATGA
- a CDS encoding DNA-binding response regulator produces the protein MITPHQQHVVLIVDDQPDNLTLLHDALDDAGYTVLVATDGEAALQRARLSLPDVILLDAVMPGLDGFEVARRLKAAFATRAIPIVFMTGLTESEHVVAAFAAGGADYVTKPLRPPEVLVRIAAHIQNARQMTQASSALDAFGQATVAIAARSGRLVWQTALARRLIEHYFGAGDQAPPALLAWTQAAQAARLAGTEQPALLLAQQGRRLLASFHDQTGDEEWLVVLREENDEASIKTLMGAFRLTQREAEVLHWLSLGKTNRDIADILGMSPRTVNKHLEHVFDKLAVETRTAAASLALGKLRGSTA, from the coding sequence ATGATTACCCCACACCAGCAGCACGTGGTGCTGATCGTAGACGACCAGCCGGACAACCTTACCCTGCTGCACGACGCCCTGGACGACGCTGGCTACACCGTATTGGTGGCTACCGATGGCGAAGCTGCCTTGCAGCGTGCGCGGCTGTCCTTGCCCGATGTCATCCTGCTGGATGCGGTCATGCCGGGGCTGGATGGCTTCGAGGTGGCACGCCGCCTGAAAGCCGCGTTTGCCACCCGTGCCATCCCCATCGTGTTCATGACGGGCCTGACCGAAAGCGAGCACGTGGTCGCCGCCTTTGCCGCAGGCGGCGCCGACTATGTCACCAAGCCGCTGCGCCCGCCCGAGGTGCTGGTGCGCATCGCCGCCCATATCCAGAACGCACGCCAGATGACGCAGGCCAGCAGCGCACTGGATGCCTTTGGCCAGGCCACGGTGGCCATCGCCGCGCGCAGTGGCAGGCTGGTGTGGCAAACCGCGCTGGCCCGGCGTCTGATCGAGCATTATTTTGGCGCGGGCGACCAGGCCCCGCCGGCTTTGCTGGCCTGGACCCAGGCGGCGCAGGCCGCCAGGCTGGCCGGCACCGAGCAACCGGCCCTGTTGCTGGCACAGCAAGGGCGGCGACTGCTGGCCAGTTTTCACGACCAGACGGGCGACGAAGAGTGGCTGGTGGTGCTGCGCGAAGAAAACGATGAAGCCAGCATCAAGACGCTGATGGGGGCCTTCCGCCTGACCCAGCGCGAGGCCGAGGTGTTGCACTGGCTGAGCCTGGGCAAGACCAATCGCGATATCGCCGACATTCTGGGCATGAGCCCGCGCACGGTGAACAAGCACCTGGAGCACGTATTCGACAAGCTGGCTGTCGAAACGCGCA